One stretch of Eretmochelys imbricata isolate rEreImb1 chromosome 1, rEreImb1.hap1, whole genome shotgun sequence DNA includes these proteins:
- the LOC144264294 gene encoding olfactory receptor 2G3-like, with the protein MGNQTHIMEFIFLGFSNHPNLQILFFLVFLVIYTVTLLGNTLILTLTRADPTLHTPMYFFLSNLSFLDICYTSATVPVMLINFFRCRKTISYAGCMAQLFFLITCAGTECVLLAVMAYDRYVAICKPLRYPSIMSKRLCVQLAGFSWLCGLVNSLVHTLLTSAVVICKSDQLSHFFCDVPLLLKLSCSETSVNEAVLHLASALIGLSPCLFTVLSYGHIISTILKIRSAKGRFKAFSTCTSHLIVVVLFYGTSNFNYNRPSSGYSLDIDTLVSSLYCIVTPTLNPVIYSFRNKEVKGALKKMGRKYFTAVARPRGREGARQ; encoded by the coding sequence atgggaaatcaaacACACATAATGGAATTCATTTTCTTGGGCTTTTCAAACCACCCCAACCTTCAGATTTTATTCTTCCTGGTGTTCTTAGTCATCTACACTGTAACCCTCCTGGGGAACACGCTGATTTTAACCCTGACCAGGGCTGATCCAACCCTTCACACACCCATGTATTTTTTTCTTAGTAATCTGTCCTTCTTAGATATCTGCTACACGTCTGCCACAGTGCCAGTCATGCTGATCAACTTCTTCCGGTGCAGGAAAACCATTTCATATGCCGGGTGCATGGCCCAACTGTTCTTCCTCATTACCTGCGCTGGCACAGAGTGTGTCCTGTTGGCCGTCATGGCTTATGACCGATATGTGGCTATCTGCAAGCCCTTGAGATACCCAAGCATTATGAGCAAGAGGCTTTGTGTGCAGCTGGCGGGGTTTTCATGGCTGTGTGGCTTGGTGAATTCCCTAGTGCACACTCTCCTCACGTCAGCCGTAGTCATATGCAAGTCCGATCAACTCAGCCACTTCTTTTGTGATGTCCCGTTGCTGCTGAAGCTCTCTTGCTCAGAGACCTCTGTCAATGAAGCTGTGCTTCATTTGGCTAGTGCCTTGATTGGACTGAGTCCTTGTCTGTTCACCGTGCTCTCCTATGGCCACATCATCAGCACCATCCTGAAGATCCGTTCGGCCAAGGGCCGATTCAAAGCTTtctccacctgcacctcccaTCTGATTGTGGTCGTCCTCTTCTACGGCACCTCCAACTTCAATTATAATCGGCCCAGCTCAGGCTACTCTCTGGACATAGACACCTTGGTTTCGTCATTATATTGCATTGTAACCCCCACGTTAAACCCGGTTATCTATAGTTTCAGGAATAAAGAGGTGAAGGGTGCATTGAAAAAAATGGGCAGAAAATATTTCACGGCAGTGGCCAGGcccagaggaagggagggggcacGTCAATGA